In Mercenaria mercenaria strain notata chromosome 14, MADL_Memer_1, whole genome shotgun sequence, the following are encoded in one genomic region:
- the LOC123526484 gene encoding phosphatidylinositol 4,5-bisphosphate 3-kinase catalytic subunit alpha isoform-like isoform X2, producing the protein MIFSIMLPKLASFTRLSTVKAERTESGLVESLYGCVGEVIGLPAQTLDSMSNKDTEFKNVRACLKLMCHSLAKDRENWTREQKTQFYFPPKFDRNEDLPQCTARKIMRNPDCKIAVNVWFPESEEQPCYTVNVPAPDPPHRVIEAAIEARDREVMGSLDDDDEGIENSASSKYVLKVCGREEYMLQECCIHSYEYVRSCIDREEIPELQLVLKENLLKSIPENKCIILQKEPCAVDIEVVSDTSMTSWELSSDHLYSIKVKSFPVKGTFRTGMYVQAQLFHGNQPLCKPMKTSDFSFNQTWKFDIPIENLPRSARLCFVACDSGKDTAIGMNWANIQVFDQNRKLVTGRQVVKVTNFPENCTRTEYPFGSPGSNPDKHANELMIEIVPPCDNDVYFPHNSRIDSILLREDGFHSSPDTRNTSFELLDRIVHKDPLQTMSKGEKAFLWDHRNLAMDYQPNILPRVIQCVNWAERHEVFEIYQLLKQWPYEDLSLVTALQLLSPEYPDERVRSLAVKVLEKKLNNELLKLFMPQLVQAVKLESYQNNDLSRFLLRRALKNKIVGHTYFWHLRSEIHNGMSQLRFAPLLEAYCLYCGSYILDGLYKEVKALEEYRSFSRQTNKNSSLEQLQKNMRSWLDNEETRGVLENQTAILDQHTELGELCVDDCKVMSSKMKPLWLSWKNRYPSCAAESQDTVKYIVKDGDDLRQDMLVMQLIRLMDMIWKYTSRDYCITSYECMSMDDHFGMIEVVSGAKTVCDIEMHKQTGVMATTSMHEWLYNESGQGQRYLEAVRKFTHSCAAFCVITYILGIGDRHSDNIMLKVTGQLFHIDFGHFMNHKKDKFGMKRERTPFVLTKDFITIVTKGDQKVNDNAEFNNFLYICLEAYMTIRRNGTLFLTLLSLMRHCDLPELQEETDINYCRKCLALDKPEHEAANNFLGAIMASYKGQWKTNIDWFLHRVNRVWQGMGSGS; encoded by the exons ATGATATTTTCTATCATGTTGCCGAAACTGGCAAGTTTTACAAGACTTAGTACAGTTAAAGCAGAACGGACAGAATCCGGTCTGGTCGAATCTTTATACGGATGTGTTG GCGAAGTTATTGGATTACCTGCCCAAACCCTAGATTCCATGTCCAACAAAGATACAGAATTCAAAAATGTGCGAGCTTGTTTGAAACTAATGTGTCATTCTCTTGCAAAAGATCGGGAAAATTGGACAAGGGAGCAAAAGACACAATTCTATTTTCCACCAAAGTTTGATAGAAATGAGGATCTTCCGCAATGTACAGCGAGAAAAATTATGCGAA ATCCCGATTGCAAGATAGCTGTAAATGTCTGGTTTCCTGAATCAGAGGAACAGCCATGTTATACCGTCAAT GTACCAGCTCCCGATCCTCCACATCGAGTGATAGAGGCTGCTATAGAAGCTAGAGATAGGGAGGTGATGGGATCTCTTGATGATGACGATGAAGGCATTGAAAACAGTGCTAGTTCAAAATATGTACTTAAAGTATGTGGAAGGGAAGAATATATGTTGCAAGAATGTTGCATCCATTCATATGAG tacgTCAGAAGTTGCATTGATAGAGAAGAGATACCTGAGCTACAGCTAgtgttaaaagaaaatttactcAAATCCATTCcagaaaataaatgtataatCTTACAAAAAG agCCATGTGCAGTGGACATAGAAGTGGTTTCAGACACAAGTATGACGTCATGGGAGCTGTCTTCCGATCATTTGTACAGTATTAAAGTCAAATCATTCCCAGTTAAAGGGACGTTCCGTACAGGC ATGTATGTACAAGCTCAACTCTTCCATGGGAATCAGCCGCTATGTAAGCCAATGAAGACGTCTGACTTTAGTTTCAATCAGACATGGAAGTTTGACATACCGATAGAGAATTTACCGAGATCTGCAAGGCTCTGTTTCGTTGCATGTGACTCTGGAAAGGATACG GCAATAGGAATGAACTGGGCCAACATTCAAGTATTTGATCAGAACCGAAAGCTTGTCACTGGTCGTCAGGTCGTAAAGGTTACAAACTTTCCAGAAAACTGCACTCGTACCGAATACCCGTTTGGATCTCCAG GCTCAAACCCAGATAAACATGCGAACGAACTGATGATTGAGATTGTACCACCGTGTGACAATGATGTTTACTTTCCACACAATTCTAGAATCGATTCCATACTCTTACGAGAGGACGGGTTCCATAGTTCTCCTGAT acgAGAAATACATCTTTCGAACTATTAGATCGTATTGTTCACAAAGACCCACTTCAAACAATGTCCAAAGGGGAAAAGGCCTTTCTTTGGGACCACAG AAATTTGGCAATGGATTATCAACCGAACATTTTGCCGAGAGTGATACAGTGTGTGAATTGGGCTGAGAGACACGAAGTGTTTGAG ATATACCAGCTTCTAAAGCAATGGCCTTACGAAGACTTGTCTTTAGTAACAGCACTTCAACTACTGTCACCAGAGTACCCTGATGAAAGAGTTCGGTCTCTTGCCGTAAAAGTGCTCGAGAAAAAACTCAACAATGAACTGTTGAAACTCTTTATGCCTCAGCTTGTTCAG GCAGTGAAATTGGAAAGTTACCAAAACAATGACCTCAGTCGATTCCTGCTACGCCGTGCCCTTAAAAACAAGATCGTTGGTCACACCTATTTCTGGCATCTAAG ATCTGAAATACACAACGGAATGTCCCAACTTAGATTTGCTCCTCTGCTGGAAGCTTACTGTCTATATTGCGGATCTTACATTCTGGATGGATTGTACAAGGAGGTCAAAGCATTGGAAGAATATCGAAGCTTTTCCAGACAGACTAATAAAAACTCAAGCTTA GAACAGCTTCAAAAGAACATGAGAAGTTGGTTAGATAACGAAGAGACTCGTGGTGTACTAGAAAATCAGACAGCAATCCTAGATCAACACACAGAACTTGGAGAACTTTG CGTGGACGATTGTAAGGTTATGTCATCCAAAATGAAACCATTGTGGTTGTCATGGAAAAACAGATATCCTAGCTGTGCTGCAGAAAGTCAAGACACTGTCAAATATATTGTCAAAGATGGTGATG ACCTTCGACAAGATATGCTAGTGATGCAGCTGATACGACTGATGGACATGATATGGAAATATACATCCCGAGACTACTG CATTACATCATACGAATGTATGTCAATGGATGATCACTTCGGGATGATCGAGGTTGTGAGCGGAGCAAAGACGGTCTGTGATATAGAGATGCACAAGCAAACAGGAGTCATGGCCACTACCAGCATGCATGAATGGCTATATAATGAATCCGGCCAGGGACAGAG GTATTTGGAGGCGGTCAGAAAATTTACTCATTCTTGCGCTGCATTCTGTGTGATCACATACATTTTGGGTATTGGAGACCGTCATTCAGACAACATCATGTTAAAGGTCACTGGGCAG ttgtTTCACATTGACTTCGGGCATTTTATGAATcacaaaaaagataaatttgGCATGAAAAGAGAACGAACGCCTTTTGTTCTAACAAAAGATTTCATCACAATAGTCACTAAAGGCGATCAGAAAGTCAACGATAATGCTGAATTCAACAA TTTTCTGTACATCTGCTTGGAGGCGTATATGACTATCAGGCGTAATGGAACACTTTTCCTTACGTTACTGAGCCTGATGAGGCACTGTGACCTTCCAGAGCTTCAGGAAGAGACAGATATAAACTACTGTCGAAAATGTCTAGCGTTGGACAAACCGGAACACGAAGCGGCAAATAACTTTTTAGGAGCAATAATGGCTTCGTATAAAGGGCAATGGAAAACAAATATTGACTGGTTCTTACACCGTGTGAATCGAGTGTGGCAAGGAATGGGTTCCGGGAGCTAG